Below is a genomic region from Microbacterium sp. KUDC0406.
GCCGTCGACCACGGTGCGGGGGCCGTTCTCGGTGGGGAACCGCACCGAGAGATCCTCCACCTGTACGAGCAGGTCCGCCATGGCGCTCACTTCCTCATCCTGGGGTCGAAGACATCGCGCATCCGGTCGCCGAACACGTTGATCGCGGCGATCGTGATCAGCAGAGCGACACCCGGCGGCACCCACAGCCACCAGTGCTGCTGGAAGTCGATGAGGTTGTTGGCCGAGCTGATCATATTGCCCCAGGATGCGTTCGGCGGCTGCACGCCGAGGCCGAGGAAGCTGAGCGCCGATTCGCTGAGGATGCCGGATGCCGTGCTCAGCGTGGCCACCACGATCAGCAGCGGCATGACGTTCGGCAGCAGGTGCCGGAACTGACGGGATGCCGCGCTCAGCCCGAGCACCTCGGCGGCGCGCATGTACGGCGCCTCGCGCAGCGACAGCACCTGCCCTCGGATGAGGCGGGCCAGCGACGGCCAGCCGATCAGGCTGAGCAGGAGCATCACGATGTAGATCCGCTGCGAGGGGTCGACCTTCAGCTCGGACAGCACCGCGGCCATCACGATCAGCAGCGGGAGCCCCGGGATCGA
It encodes:
- a CDS encoding ABC transporter permease, which encodes MSGGGELIVTQITDPDLGPAPEQPARRRRRSGRRRSLWGDSFARLLRMPAASISLALLVFMLLFSFAGPLLTGYTGDEINLRIQDHEPTMDHWLGTDGYGRDVLTRLMLAGRISLTIGIASMLLSLLIGAVLGIIAGYYGGLADTIIMRAADLLMSIPGLPLLIVMAAVLSELKVDPSQRIYIVMLLLSLIGWPSLARLIRGQVLSLREAPYMRAAEVLGLSAASRQFRHLLPNVMPLLIVVATLSTASGILSESALSFLGLGVQPPNASWGNMISSANNLIDFQQHWWLWVPPGVALLITIAAINVFGDRMRDVFDPRMRK